The genomic DNA GCCGACGCGACGACGCGCTCGCGGATCGTCGAAACCGCTCCGGCGGAAAGCGAGCGGAAGTCGCCGAGAACCGTGGGGGATTCGCGGAGAAGCTCGAGATAGCCCTCCTGTGCGCACGGCGGGTCCCCGGTCCATCTTCTCGCCGCCGCCTCCTCGGCGGCCGAGCCGGTTCCGCGAAGCAGCGAGGCGAGCTCGGCGAGGGCCTCGATCCGGCGGCGAGGCTCCCAGAGTGTCGCGTCCTCGAACGTGTCGGCGATGCGGAAGAGGAGATAGGCGATCCCGACCTCGCGCCGCGTCGGCTCCGGCAGGAGCGGGATCGAAAGCGCGAAGGTGCGGCTCGTTTTCGCGAGGAGCCGGTCGAGATCGGCCATTCCGTTCACGCCTCGGCCCGCAGGAGCGCCGGGAGGAGACCGGCGATCCGCTCCATTGCGCGGACGGTGCGCCGGCGCAGGGCGAACAACTCGGGAAATACGCTCGGGCGCAGCAGCGCGCGGAGCACGACGGCCGTGCGGTCGAGCCGTCCGTCCTTCCACGATCGCCGCACCGCCTCCGGCAGGTCCTCGGCGGCCGTGTCGAGCACCGCGCGAAGCGCGAGGAACGGCACGCCCGCGCGCGCGGCGGCCGCCGCCCAGCCGGACGATTCGAGGTCCGTCACCGCGTTCTCCACCCCGGGGTGCGCCGCGCCGAGCGCCGCCTTCTCGGCAGCGGTCCCGCTCAGACGATCCATGGAGAAGACGACGCCGACCCGGTCGGCGCTCGGCGACGCCCGCGCGAAAAGGCCGGCGTCGGCCCGCCAGACCGCTCCGTCCGCGCCGCGGACCTCGCGCGCCGCGATCACCTCGCCTTCGCGGAGAGCGGGGGAGAGCGCGCCCGCCAGTCCCGTCCCGATGAGCGCGTCGAGTCGGTAGCGTCCGAGGAGATCCGCCGCCCGCCGCCCGGCGCGGTCGGGCCCTTCTCCGGTCGCCGCCACGAGGACTTCCGTTCCGGCGAGGCGCGCCCGGTATGTCCGGCGCGCCGCGCGTATCGGGGACGACGCGCCCGCGAGCAGCGGCCCGAGCTCCTCCGGGAGCGCCGTCAGGACCCCCGTCACGCGGCGGCTCGCGGCCGCGCCGGCGCGGAGTAGCCGTGGTCCCGGAACCATGCGACCGCGCGCGCGAGCGCGTCCTCGACGGGACTCTGCGGAAACCCCAGCTCGCGCACCGCCTTGCTCGAATCGAAGTACATCCGGTGGCGCGCCATCCGCGCGCTCTCGAGCGGGACCCGCGGCTCGCGGTTGAGGAGGCGCGCGATCCCGGTGTCGACGGCGGCCGCGGCGATCGGGACCCAATGCGGGAGCCTCACGCGCGGGGAGGGGAGGCCCGTGATCGCCGCGAGCACGTCGAAGATCTCCTTCAGCGTCATGTTCCGATTCCCGAGGATGTATCGCTCGCCCGGGCGTCCTTTCTCCGCCGCCCGCAGGTGGCCCTCCGCGACGTCGCGGACGTCGACGAGGTTCAACCCCGTGTCGACGTAAGCCGGCATGCGGCGCCGGAGGAAGTCGACGACGATGCGTCCCGTCGGCGTCGGCTTGACGTCGAGCTCTCCCACCGGCGTCGAGGGGTTGACGACGACGACCGGAGCGCCTTCAGCGGCCCATCGGAGCGCGACGCGCTCGGCGAGCACCTTGCTTCGTTTGTAGTGGCCGATCACGCTGTCGGGCGACGCGGGGCGGGTCTCGTCGGCCGGCTCGCCGCCGCGCGGCGAGAGGGTCGCGACGGAGCTCGTGTGGACGATGCGGCGAACTCCCGCGTCGACCGCGGCGCGGAGGACGTTTTCGGTGCCGTCGACGTTGGCGGCATAGAGCTCCCGGGGATCGCGCGCGTAGAGGCGGT from Thermoanaerobaculia bacterium includes the following:
- the hpnA gene encoding hopanoid-associated sugar epimerase, which encodes MSDLDLVTGGTGFVGAHVVRALLARGRCVRCLARTGSSLANVEGLPVEIVRGDLREPASLARGAAGVDTLYHCAADYRLYARDPRELYAANVDGTENVLRAAVDAGVRRIVHTSSVATLSPRGGEPADETRPASPDSVIGHYKRSKVLAERVALRWAAEGAPVVVVNPSTPVGELDVKPTPTGRIVVDFLRRRMPAYVDTGLNLVDVRDVAEGHLRAAEKGRPGERYILGNRNMTLKEIFDVLAAITGLPSPRVRLPHWVPIAAAAVDTGIARLLNREPRVPLESARMARHRMYFDSSKAVRELGFPQSPVEDALARAVAWFRDHGYSAPARPRAAA